The DNA segment TGGCCAATAATCTGTCGTTGCAGGTAAAAGTAATTCTTCCAGTGGCTTTTTTGGAAAAACTGCTCTTATTACTGGCGACCAACATCGAGATGTTTTTGCCACTTTTCTGAATTTCCAGCATTACGAGAGCTCCTGTCGATAATTCGGCAGCCATGGCTTGAACGGCAAAATACATCGAGTTAAACGGGTTTTGATTGATCCAGCGGTGTTTGACCGTTACCACGCATTTATTTTCTTCAATTTGTTTGACCCTGACCCCACATATAAATGCGGAGGGCAATTTAAAAAACAAGAATTTATTGAGACTCGATGCCGAAATTTTCATTTGAGTTGTATTTATTTATGTAAAAATAACGAAAAAAAACTTCAAATTAGAATAGAAATTTCATTTTATCAAAACACCTGAAACAACACTGCTGTTAGATATTTCTACTGAAAAATAAGCACTTACAACAATTCAATATGTTAATACTTTGTTAATATTAAGTACTATGCGATACAAGATACCGTCTTTTAGCCATATATTTGCATAAGAAATTACTATATACTTTTAAACTATGGAAACAACGAACGAAAAAAACTTGGCCGCATTTACTCATTTAAGTACATTAAGTCAATATTGCATCCCGTTTGGGAATTATATTTTTCCTATTTTGATCTGGAGTTCAAAAAAAGACCAATCCGAATTTATAGATCATCACGGAAAGCAAGCTCTTAATTTCCAATTGAGTATGTTTTTGTACACCTTGACGCTTGGCTTGATTGCCTTGCCAATAATCTTGACTACAATTTTCAGTAATATCCCTTTAAATGCCATAATCAATGACGACGATTTTATAATTAATAATTTTAGCGTAGAAAATATTAGCGGAATTATAATTGTTGCAACAGTTGCCATTTTTATGTTCATTGGTTTGAAGGTTGCGGAATTCTTCTTGATAATTTATGCTTCGCTAAAAGCATCAAATGGAGAAAAATACAGGTATCCGTTAACGATTCCTTTCATTAAATAATCATCATCACCCGAGCCAGAGGCGAACTGGCGAAGCAATCAAAAAATGAACAGTTTTATTAAATCAAAAAACAAAAAAGAGAATCATGAACATTGAAAACACGAAAGCCCAAATGCGCAAAGGTGTTCTTGAGTTCTGCATCCTGTCAGTATTAAAAGACAAAGAGGCATACACTTCAGAAATATTGGACACCTTGAAAAACGCAAAATTATTGGTTGTGGAGGGAACGGTTTATCCGCTGCTCACCCGATTGAAAAACGACGGATTACTCAACTATCGTTGGGAAGAATCATTGTCGGGACCGCCAAGAAAATACTATGGCCTTACCGAAATTGGACACACCTTTTTAAATGAATTAAATGGCACTTGGACGGAATTGTCCGATGCAGTAAACCTAATCACCAAACAAAAATAAAAAGTCATGAACAAAACTGTAAATATAAACCTGGGCGGAATGTTCTTTCATATTGACGAAGATGCATACCAAAAACTAACACGTTATTTTGACGCCATAAAACGTTCTTTATCCAATTCATCAGGACAAGACGAAATCATAAAAGACATTGAAATGCGTGTTTCTGAATTGTTGACCGAAAAGCAAAAAACAGACAAACACGTTGTAGGATTAAAAGACGTGGACGAAGTGATTGCCGTAATGGGACAACCTGAAGACTACAAGATTGACGATGAAGAAGCTGGAGATGCAACTCCAAAATACACTTCATCCAATACTAAAAAATTATATAGAGACACTGAAAACGGAATGGTTGGCGGTGTACTTGCCGGATTGGGACATTATTTTGGAATAGACAAAGTTTGGCTTCGCCTATTTCTTCTAATAATGATTTTCGCTTGGGGAACTGGTTTCTTGGCTTATATCATTCTTTGGATTGTAATGCCGGAAGCCAAAACAACAGCGGAAAAACTGGAAATGACAGGAGAGCCGGTAACTATTTCGAACATCGAAAAAAAAGTTCGTGAGGAATTTGACAATGTTTCCGAAAAAATAAAAAATGCCAATTATGACGAAATGGGAAACCGCATAAAAACGGGTGCCGAGAAAGTAGGCAGTTCATTTGGAGACTTTATAATAACCCTTTTTAGGGTTTTTTCCAAAATTCTGGGCGTGATTTTAATCATCACGGGATTGACGATATTATTCTTCTTGCTGGTTGGTATTTTCACCTTGGGAACCAATGTGTTTATTGATTTCCCTTGGACCACTTTTGTTGAAACCGGAAATTTGACCGATTATCCAACCTGGTCTTTTGGCTTGATCATGTTTTTTGCAGTCGGAATTCCATTCTTTTTCTTGTCTTTGTTGGGATTCAAATTGTTGTCACCCAACCTGAAATCAATTGGAAACATAGCAAAATACACCTTGTTGGCCATTTGGTTAATATCGGTTGCACTGGCCATTGCCATTGGAATAAAACAAGCAACAGCCTATTCAGTAGACGGAAGAGTGGTTCAAAAAGAAAACATCAACCTGAAACCAACTGACACCCTTTTGATTAAAATCAAGCACAATGATTATTTTGCAAAAAATCTGGACGATCACAACGATTTCAAAATCACCTTGGATTCAATTGGCAAAAACGTGATTTATTCCAATAACGTCAGTTTCAAAATAGCTCAGGCAGAAGATAAATTAGGGTATCTCCAAATTGAAAAAGAAGCAAAAGGAACTACATTGTTCGAAGCGAAAAAAAGAGCAGAAAAAATAAAATATAGTTATAAAATCACTGGAAATCAACTAATTTTGGATAATTACTTGTTAACCGATTTAAAAGATAAATTCCGCAATCAAGAAATAGAAATCACCTTGTTTTTGCCGAAAGGATCTTTATTCAAAATGGATCAATCCATGAGAAATTATGACCATACAGACGGAGAATATTTTTTATGGTATCCTGAAAACACCGATGCGGTTTACAAAGTGGACAGCGAGAAAATAAAATGCCTAAATTGTCCGGGACATGAAAACAACTATGACAACGAAGAGAATTTACAAGAAAAAGACAGCGTAGTTACAACAACCGTAACAGTAAATGGGGAAGTGATTACATCAACAACAAATAAAACAAGCAGTAAAAAAGGATTGTCGGTAAACAAAGACGGAGTCATAATCAAAAACTAATTAGCCATGATAAAGCTGATCACATTAATAACCAAATTTATTATTGCCGCCTTAATGGCATTGCTTTTTTCTTCTTGCATGCATTCTTCCATACATTTAGGTAACGGAATAAAAGGAAGCGGCAACATCACGACCGAATCTCGACCTGCAAGTCAAGATTTCAAAAGAATTGAGGTTAGCCATGGAATTAGGGTAAACGTGCAACAAGCCGACAACAAATCCATATCGGTCGAAACCGACGACAATTTACAACAACACATTATTACCAAAATAGAAAATGGCGTTTTGAAAATTGAGTCCGATGTAAGTTACAACTCAACAGAAACACCGGTGGTAAATGTGCAACTACCAGCAATCAATGGATTGGATGCAAGCAGTGGCTCTACAATTACAAGTTCTGGAGTATTGATAACCGAAAACATGGACGTAAAATCCAGTAGCGGAAGTGAAATAAATATTAGCGTGGAAGCTGACGCCATCAAGATGGAAAGCTCCAGCGGAAGCAGCATCGAAGCCAGTGGAAAAGCTTTAAAACTAGAAACTTCGACCTCTAGCGGAAGTCGAATTGATGCCAAAAACTTGTTGACTAACGACGTAATTTCGCAAGCAACAAGCGGAAGCAGCACCTCAGTTTATCCAATTCTAAAACTAGAAGCAAAAGCATCCAGCGGAAGTTCCATCAATTATCTCAAAACACCAAAAACACTTTCCAAAGAAGAAAATTCCGGAGGAAGTGTCAGCGGAGAATGAGAATGCTTTTTTACCAAGAAAACAGATAAATCATCCATCAAAAGTGGATGATTTTTTTATATTTGTAATACACTTAATTATACTTTAAATGAAAAAACACGCGGCACTTCTTTTATTCTTTTTGGTTTCGACTTTGGCATTGGCACAAAAAAGCGAAAAAATCAAGGGTTCCAAAACGGTAACAATCGAACAAAAGGAAATTGGCAGTTTTGATTCGCTTGAAGTAAGCGACAATATTGAGGTGTTTTTGGATAAAGGCGAAAAATGCGAACTAAAAATAGAAGCCGACGACAACCTTCACGATATCATCACGATAGATTTAAACGCCAAAACACTTCGCATAAATACCCCGAAAGAAGCCTCTAATTACAAAAAACTTGTTGTAAGGATAACTTACACCAAGGAATTGAAAATGATTACTGCCAATAATGATGCCGTCATCAATGCAATCCAGGAAATACAATTGGATGAGATTACGTTGAAAACTCACGACAATGCCAAACTTTTTTTGAACGTTAGTTCCAAGGATTTCGTCTTGCAATCGGACGACAATTCAAAAACGGAACTCAATTTAAAAGCTGAAAACGCCACAATAGAATTAAGCAAAAACACCACTTTGAAAGCCTTGATTTCCTGCCTTGATTTAAAATGCGACCTGTATCAAAAAGCAAAAGCAACCCTTGAAGGCGATGTGTCCAATG comes from the Flavobacterium limnophilum genome and includes:
- a CDS encoding PadR family transcriptional regulator — encoded protein: MNIENTKAQMRKGVLEFCILSVLKDKEAYTSEILDTLKNAKLLVVEGTVYPLLTRLKNDGLLNYRWEESLSGPPRKYYGLTEIGHTFLNELNGTWTELSDAVNLITKQK
- a CDS encoding GIN domain-containing protein translates to MKKHAALLLFFLVSTLALAQKSEKIKGSKTVTIEQKEIGSFDSLEVSDNIEVFLDKGEKCELKIEADDNLHDIITIDLNAKTLRINTPKEASNYKKLVVRITYTKELKMITANNDAVINAIQEIQLDEITLKTHDNAKLFLNVSSKDFVLQSDDNSKTELNLKAENATIELSKNTTLKALISCLDLKCDLYQKAKATLEGDVSNANIRLDNNAIFNASKLVIKNANLLAENYSSCDINVNTLFSLDASGNSEIHLYGDQKIETKRFMDNASLIKKPTK
- a CDS encoding head GIN domain-containing protein → MIKLITLITKFIIAALMALLFSSCMHSSIHLGNGIKGSGNITTESRPASQDFKRIEVSHGIRVNVQQADNKSISVETDDNLQQHIITKIENGVLKIESDVSYNSTETPVVNVQLPAINGLDASSGSTITSSGVLITENMDVKSSSGSEINISVEADAIKMESSSGSSIEASGKALKLETSTSSGSRIDAKNLLTNDVISQATSGSSTSVYPILKLEAKASSGSSINYLKTPKTLSKEENSGGSVSGE
- a CDS encoding DUF4442 domain-containing protein: MKISASSLNKFLFFKLPSAFICGVRVKQIEENKCVVTVKHRWINQNPFNSMYFAVQAMAAELSTGALVMLEIQKSGKNISMLVASNKSSFSKKATGRITFTCNDRLLATKAIQEAIATDEGQTFWMKSIGSNEKGEQVSEMEFEWSVRLKKG
- a CDS encoding DUF4870 domain-containing protein, producing METTNEKNLAAFTHLSTLSQYCIPFGNYIFPILIWSSKKDQSEFIDHHGKQALNFQLSMFLYTLTLGLIALPIILTTIFSNIPLNAIINDDDFIINNFSVENISGIIIVATVAIFMFIGLKVAEFFLIIYASLKASNGEKYRYPLTIPFIK
- a CDS encoding PspC domain-containing protein, with the translated sequence MNKTVNINLGGMFFHIDEDAYQKLTRYFDAIKRSLSNSSGQDEIIKDIEMRVSELLTEKQKTDKHVVGLKDVDEVIAVMGQPEDYKIDDEEAGDATPKYTSSNTKKLYRDTENGMVGGVLAGLGHYFGIDKVWLRLFLLIMIFAWGTGFLAYIILWIVMPEAKTTAEKLEMTGEPVTISNIEKKVREEFDNVSEKIKNANYDEMGNRIKTGAEKVGSSFGDFIITLFRVFSKILGVILIITGLTILFFLLVGIFTLGTNVFIDFPWTTFVETGNLTDYPTWSFGLIMFFAVGIPFFFLSLLGFKLLSPNLKSIGNIAKYTLLAIWLISVALAIAIGIKQATAYSVDGRVVQKENINLKPTDTLLIKIKHNDYFAKNLDDHNDFKITLDSIGKNVIYSNNVSFKIAQAEDKLGYLQIEKEAKGTTLFEAKKRAEKIKYSYKITGNQLILDNYLLTDLKDKFRNQEIEITLFLPKGSLFKMDQSMRNYDHTDGEYFLWYPENTDAVYKVDSEKIKCLNCPGHENNYDNEENLQEKDSVVTTTVTVNGEVITSTTNKTSSKKGLSVNKDGVIIKN